The genomic segment GTTCCTCCAGCGCCCCCTGGACGGCCCGGGTCAGCCATGGTTCCGGGGCGGGCAGCGAGGCGAGGCCGAGGTCGATCATCGAGCCGAGCGATTCCGGGGGCAGTGGTTCCAGGCCGCGCGCCGGGAGCGGATTGCCCGCGGGCACCACCGTCCAACTGCCCGCGCCCCGGCGGGACTCCAGGAAGCCTTCGGCCCGCAGCGCCTCGTACGCGGCGGCCACGGTGGTACGGCTGACGGCCAGGGCGAGGGCCAGCTCCCGCTCGGCGGGCAGCCGGGCCGCGACCGGCACCCGGCCCTCCAGGACGAGCATCCGGACCCCGTCGGCGAGCCCCCGGTAGGCGGGCGGTCTGCGGCCGCCGGGGCTCAGCGGCTTCTGCTGCTGGGCCTGGAGCTGTCTGGCGAGCTGTGCCGCGCCGACCGCCGAAGTCCACTGCCCCATGAAAATCAGTCCACCCTTCTCGGATTGGCCATAGTTGGCGGCCAATCCCCCGCCCCAGAGTGACACGCAGCAGTCCACCACGACCACACCGGATCACACCGGCCAGATCAGGGGGCACCACGTGGCCAACACCTCCGCCCGGCGCGGAACCCGCATCACCCGAAGGCTGGGCCGGCTGTACGCGGGTCTCGCCCTGTACGGGGTCAGTTCGGCCCTGCTGGTCCGCGCGGGCCTCGGCCTCGAACCGTGGGGGGTGCTGCACCAGGGCCTGTCCGAACGCACCGGGCTGACCATCGGCGTGGTCTCGATCATCGTCGGGGCGGCCGTGCTGCTGCTGTGGATACCGATCGGACAGCGCCCCGGCCTGGGCACGGTCTCCAACGTCTTCGCGGTCGGCATCGCCATGGACGGCACGCTCGCCGTCGTACCGGACGCACGGGGGCTCGCCCTGCGGATCACGACGGTGATCGCCGGGGTGGTGCTCAACGGGGTCGCGACCGGGCTGTACATCTCGGCCCGGCTCGGCCCCGGACCACGCGACGGTCTGATGACGGGGCTGCACCGGATCACCGGCCGCTCCGTCCGGCTGGTCCGCACCGGCATCGAGGTGGCCGTGGTGGTGACCGGGTTCCTGCTCGGCGGTTCGCTCGGCGCGGGCACGGTCCTGTACGCGCTGGCCATCGGCCCACTGGCGCAGTTCTTCCTGCGCGTCTTCACCTCACCCGAGGACATGCCGGCGGCCCCCGCGCCGCGCGAAGAGGTCCCACGCGACGAGGTCCCTCACCAGGAGATCCGCCGCGACGAGGCCCTTCACGACGGCGCGGCCCCCGGCGACCGCGCGTCCGGCGGCGGGGCGACGGGGACCGGGCCGCCTCCGGGGCAGGCGATACTGCCGCGGTGACTTCCGTACGCCACCCCTATCTGGACCACCCCACGACGATCCCCTTCGCCCACCGCGGCGGGGCGGCGGACGGGCTGGAGAACACCGTGACCGCCTTCCGCCGGGCCGCGGCGCTGGGCTACCGCTACTTCGAGACAGATGTGCACAGCACGTCCGACGGCCGGCTCGTCGCCTTCCACGACACGACCCTCGACCGGGTGACGGACGCCCGTGGGACGATCGCGCGGCTGCCGTGGAGCGAGGTCGGCCGGGCCCGGGTGGCGGGCCATGAGCCGCTGCCGCTGTTCGAGGAGCTGCTGGAGGAGTTCCCCGGGGCCCGGTGGAACGTGGACGTCAAGGCCGAGCCCGCGCTCGCACCGCTCGTCGATCTGATCCGCCGGACGGACGCCTGGGACCGGGTCTGCGTCGGCTCGTTCTCGGAGGCCCGGGTCGCCAGGGCGCACCGGCTGGCGGGACCGCGTCTGGCGACCTCGTACGGGGTGCGGGGCGTCCTGGGGCTGCGTCTGCGTTCGTACGGCATACCGGCGGCGCTGCGGGCGGGGGCGGTGTGCGCCCAGGTCCCGGAGCGGCACAACGGGGTCCGCGTGGTCGACCGGCGTTTCGTACGGGAGGCGCACGCGCGGGGGCTCCAGGTCCATGTCTGGACGGTGAACGAACCGGGCCGGATGGCGGCGCTCCTCGACCTCGGGGTGGATGGCATCATGACCGATCACATCGAGACGCTGCGTACGGTGTTGAGCGAACGGGGAGCCTGGACCTGACACCGGGCCCGGCCGCGTCCTCACGGACACGCACGCGCACGGGGACGAGCGAGCGGGGGACACCGGGTGAGCGCCGAGGCGGCGGAGGAGGCGGAGCGGGTCACGGACCCGGCCGCCCGCGGACGCGAGCAACGCGGCTGGTACTTCTACGACTTCGCGTGCTCGGTGTACTCGACGAGTGTGCTGACCGTCTTCCTGGGTCCGTATCTCACGTCGATCGCCAAGGCCGCGGCCGACGCGGACGGCTTCG from the Streptomyces sp. AM 4-1-1 genome contains:
- a CDS encoding glycerophosphodiester phosphodiesterase family protein, which gives rise to MTSVRHPYLDHPTTIPFAHRGGAADGLENTVTAFRRAAALGYRYFETDVHSTSDGRLVAFHDTTLDRVTDARGTIARLPWSEVGRARVAGHEPLPLFEELLEEFPGARWNVDVKAEPALAPLVDLIRRTDAWDRVCVGSFSEARVARAHRLAGPRLATSYGVRGVLGLRLRSYGIPAALRAGAVCAQVPERHNGVRVVDRRFVREAHARGLQVHVWTVNEPGRMAALLDLGVDGIMTDHIETLRTVLSERGAWT